A genomic window from Sphingobacterium sp. BN32 includes:
- a CDS encoding exonuclease subunit SbcD has product MRILHTADWHLGKRLDFYSRLEEQREVLAEICAIADKEGVDLVIVAGDLFDTFNPPVEATELLYKTLKQLSKNGKRPVIAIAGNHDSPDRIDSPDPLARECGILFFGYPNQETRPLSVENGFEIIRSDKGFVEIKLPKYYYPIRILSTAFANEIRLKQFLGFEDKAAQLHESLKQSWTDLAMRYCDDYGVNILTSHLYMLKRGGEILEEPEGEKPLRLGYADLVYSDAIPKQIQYTALGHLHRFHEIGQDTAPVIYPSSPLCYSFSEAGQQKQVVIVDIEPKGNAQYRNVALEKGKPLFRKRFDDIDEAIVWLHDNQNALVELTLESETYISAIDLKLIHESHDGIIHIIPVVSKQADTATCSQSINLDQDIKDLFKDYFKSKYGQEPNSELLDLFDEVSTNTLEKED; this is encoded by the coding sequence ATGCGCATATTACACACTGCAGATTGGCATTTAGGCAAACGACTGGATTTCTATTCGCGATTGGAAGAGCAACGCGAGGTATTAGCGGAGATTTGCGCGATAGCCGACAAGGAAGGAGTTGATTTAGTTATCGTGGCAGGTGATCTTTTCGACACCTTCAACCCGCCTGTAGAAGCAACAGAATTATTATACAAAACTTTAAAGCAGTTATCCAAGAACGGCAAGCGTCCTGTTATTGCGATCGCGGGCAATCATGATTCGCCGGATCGCATCGATTCGCCGGATCCTTTAGCCCGGGAATGCGGTATTTTATTCTTTGGTTATCCAAACCAGGAAACTCGTCCGCTGTCTGTAGAAAATGGGTTTGAGATCATCCGTTCTGACAAAGGATTCGTTGAGATAAAGCTGCCAAAATATTATTATCCAATACGTATTTTAAGCACCGCCTTCGCCAATGAGATTAGGCTGAAGCAGTTCTTGGGTTTCGAAGACAAGGCCGCGCAGTTGCACGAATCTTTAAAACAAAGCTGGACAGATCTCGCTATGCGCTATTGCGACGACTATGGCGTTAATATATTGACAAGTCATCTATATATGCTAAAACGCGGAGGTGAGATTCTCGAAGAACCAGAGGGCGAAAAACCGCTGCGTCTAGGATATGCTGATCTGGTATACTCAGATGCTATCCCTAAGCAAATCCAATACACAGCATTAGGACACTTACATCGATTCCATGAAATCGGGCAAGACACAGCTCCGGTAATTTATCCGAGCAGTCCCCTTTGCTATTCCTTTTCCGAAGCAGGTCAGCAAAAACAAGTGGTTATTGTTGATATCGAGCCGAAAGGAAATGCGCAATATCGAAACGTAGCGTTGGAAAAAGGAAAGCCCTTATTCCGTAAGCGATTCGATGATATTGATGAAGCAATTGTTTGGTTGCATGATAACCAAAATGCATTGGTTGAACTGACCTTGGAAAGCGAAACCTATATTTCTGCGATTGATTTAAAGCTGATACATGAGAGCCACGATGGCATCATCCATATTATCCCTGTTGTATCCAAGCAGGCGGACACTGCAACTTGCAGTCAAAGCATTAATCTCGATCAGGATATCAAAGATCTGTTCAAAGATTATTTCAAGTCAAAATATGGGCAAGAACCAAATTCCGAGCTTTTGGATTTATTTGACGAAGTCAGTACAAACACCTTAGAAAAAGAAGATTAA
- a CDS encoding polysaccharide deacetylase family protein yields the protein MLKKKLLITFSISLFLGALYSCNQIVGSTTTANAGEHPDQKTEMEEAGQQDTLYLMDKLDSLNRNLILFPPVDSLNKIDPKQAKRNLRDSIYRELNKKDKHIYLTFDDGPLIGSRAIDSIATAKHTKLSAFLVAKHANMSKRLKNDFERYSKNPLVECYNHSYTHANNRFHAFYSNPELAVADFERCEEALGLTHKIVRMPGRNIWLFDDVRRVDLTSGSQTADLLGANGYRIYGWDVEWKIHGLSGNPVQSVNEIYTRIRTMLGNKSTLKPNNIVLLMHDDMFQNKKGQALLSGLIDSLKKHKDYHFEFISTYPHKY from the coding sequence ATGTTGAAAAAGAAATTGCTCATTACCTTTTCCATCTCCCTATTTCTTGGAGCTCTTTACTCATGTAATCAAATTGTAGGATCGACTACAACGGCGAACGCCGGGGAACATCCTGACCAAAAAACAGAAATGGAGGAAGCTGGTCAGCAGGACACGCTATACTTAATGGATAAACTGGATTCATTGAACCGCAATTTAATCTTGTTCCCGCCGGTGGATTCTTTAAATAAGATAGATCCCAAGCAGGCAAAGCGTAATCTTCGTGATTCTATTTATCGCGAACTTAACAAGAAGGATAAGCATATTTATCTTACGTTTGACGACGGCCCGTTGATCGGCTCTCGAGCGATTGATTCAATCGCGACAGCCAAACATACCAAGCTAAGCGCTTTCTTGGTGGCAAAGCATGCGAATATGAGCAAACGTTTGAAAAATGACTTCGAGCGCTATTCAAAAAACCCTTTGGTTGAATGCTATAACCACAGTTATACCCATGCTAATAATAGATTCCATGCCTTCTATAGCAATCCTGAACTCGCAGTTGCCGATTTCGAGCGTTGTGAGGAAGCATTAGGATTGACACATAAGATTGTTCGTATGCCAGGCCGTAATATCTGGTTATTCGACGATGTTCGTCGTGTAGACCTAACGAGTGGCAGCCAAACTGCTGATTTGCTCGGAGCAAACGGCTACCGCATTTATGGCTGGGACGTAGAATGGAAAATACATGGATTGTCAGGAAACCCTGTGCAATCGGTAAATGAGATCTACACACGTATCCGAACAATGTTGGGCAATAAGTCGACTTTAAAACCGAATAATATTGTCTTGTTGATGCACGATGATATGTTTCAGAACAAAAAGGGACAAGCTTTGCTCAGTGGTCTGATAGACAGTTTGAAAAAACATAAAGACTATCATTTCGAATTTATTTCCACTTACCCGCATAAGTACTAA
- a CDS encoding ABC transporter substrate-binding protein has translation MISVQNHQQPLSGNKLKQNILRNTAFAAALGIVLSVSSCTPKVGVLRSPDVYGGAVGSEKGKEEKKEETKTAEEKKAAKSSNSIALLLPFQLDRVAVNSMSEEDVKRSALALDFYQGFQLGMNEAAKKSGDYALKVMDTQDSEMRNVSLAASKDVQDAMLIVGPVYPKEIRSFGKSHTNKKVLQVNPLAAAMPTEFNQSNLVSITPPIRIHMRAVANEVASRYSTGDVVLVFDARDNDHRQFIAGIDEEMKKVNPAIVVKHVTTVSQLTAAMPDLETAFVITGTTEKNQLRSLLSGLDAKVREGFSIKLFGHPLWDRFDFGPYSNFYRMDPTITGESHLKVWSSEVQNFQRNYKNQFKVDPSDFAYKGYDAGKYFTSLLNKYGADYADKLQNEGFNGIFSNYKFKYNPQWGYVNEGVQLKTYRNGSFQ, from the coding sequence ATGATATCAGTTCAAAACCACCAGCAACCATTGAGTGGGAATAAACTAAAACAAAACATTTTAAGAAATACAGCATTCGCGGCAGCACTAGGGATAGTGCTGTCCGTGAGTTCTTGTACCCCAAAAGTCGGTGTGCTTCGCTCACCGGATGTTTATGGGGGTGCAGTTGGCAGCGAGAAGGGAAAAGAAGAAAAGAAAGAAGAGACGAAAACTGCCGAAGAAAAGAAGGCTGCTAAATCTAGCAATAGCATAGCTTTATTGTTGCCTTTCCAACTGGATCGCGTCGCGGTCAATTCGATGAGTGAAGAAGACGTAAAACGCTCGGCTTTAGCGTTGGACTTCTATCAAGGATTTCAGTTGGGGATGAATGAGGCTGCAAAGAAAAGCGGTGACTATGCGTTGAAGGTGATGGATACGCAGGATAGCGAGATGCGTAATGTTTCGCTAGCGGCTTCTAAAGATGTTCAGGACGCGATGCTTATCGTGGGGCCGGTATACCCGAAGGAGATACGCTCATTCGGAAAGAGCCATACCAATAAGAAAGTGCTACAGGTAAACCCCTTAGCTGCAGCAATGCCTACGGAATTCAATCAATCGAATCTTGTTTCCATAACGCCTCCAATACGTATTCATATGCGTGCGGTTGCCAATGAGGTTGCATCGAGGTATAGCACTGGTGATGTCGTGTTGGTATTTGACGCGCGCGATAATGACCATAGACAGTTTATCGCTGGAATCGACGAGGAAATGAAGAAGGTGAATCCTGCCATCGTAGTGAAGCATGTGACAACGGTATCTCAACTGACGGCTGCAATGCCTGATTTGGAGACTGCTTTTGTAATTACAGGAACAACCGAGAAGAATCAATTACGTTCTTTGCTATCTGGCTTAGACGCGAAAGTAAGAGAAGGGTTTTCGATTAAGTTGTTCGGACACCCACTTTGGGATCGCTTCGACTTCGGACCTTATTCTAATTTTTACAGAATGGATCCAACGATTACGGGCGAAAGTCACTTAAAAGTGTGGAGCTCGGAAGTTCAAAACTTCCAACGTAATTACAAAAACCAGTTTAAAGTAGATCCTTCAGACTTTGCCTATAAGGGTTACGACGCTGGAAAATACTTCACCAGCTTGTTGAACAAGTATGGTGCTGATTATGCAGATAAATTACAAAACGAAGGATTTAACGGTATTTTTAGCAACTATAAATTTAAATATAATCCGCAATGGGGTTATGTAAATGAAGGCGTGCAGCTAAAGACATACCGTAACGGTTCTTTCCAATAA
- a CDS encoding SelT/SelW/SelH family protein, which yields MKPTIRIEYCPKCGWMLRAAYMAQELLTTFTDDVYGITLQPSEISGRYTIYVDDELIFDRKREGRFPEIKELKQLVRNKVNPEKFLGHSDSK from the coding sequence TTGAAACCAACAATTCGCATAGAATATTGCCCTAAATGTGGTTGGATGCTCCGAGCTGCTTATATGGCTCAAGAGCTGCTAACCACATTTACAGATGATGTTTATGGCATCACGCTTCAACCAAGCGAAATAAGCGGCCGTTACACAATTTACGTCGATGATGAGCTAATCTTTGACCGAAAGCGCGAAGGCAGATTCCCCGAAATTAAAGAACTTAAACAATTGGTTCGCAATAAGGTAAACCCTGAAAAGTTCTTAGGCCATTCCGACTCCAAATAG
- a CDS encoding RsmB/NOP family class I SAM-dependent RNA methyltransferase — translation MEYNSKRVHQQVRNFERTLDGYHFQEPFSRYLTQFYKNNKQMGSSDRRMNSRYCYNVFRLGRAFEELALTERLAVAEFLCEGESAVVHEFKPEWINKNFTNLGDKIDFIKSLYGDFLDKVFPLADHLSPGIVKEEFISSHFVQPDLFIRLKRGSEATVKLELEQQGIAFVEAGPQTLALSNGINLQALKKIQGLFEVQDYSSQQSLNAIQTKANETWWDACAASGGKSLLLLDKFPHINLLVSDVRSSILRNLDERFDIAGIKKPYRKKILDLYNPVDHIMANERFDGLIIDAPCSGSGTWGRTPEMLSKFCMEELEKFANLQKRIVKHAVPYLKSGKSLIYITCSVYKEENEEVVSYIENELNLKLESMTSILGYDRKADSMFTAKFIKP, via the coding sequence TTGGAATACAATAGTAAAAGAGTTCATCAACAAGTTCGTAATTTCGAACGCACATTAGATGGGTATCATTTCCAAGAACCTTTCTCACGATATTTAACACAGTTTTATAAAAATAATAAGCAGATGGGTTCATCCGATAGAAGGATGAACTCCAGATACTGTTATAATGTATTCCGTTTGGGACGCGCTTTTGAAGAGCTAGCTTTAACGGAACGCTTAGCTGTAGCTGAGTTCCTTTGTGAAGGCGAAAGTGCTGTAGTACATGAATTTAAACCTGAGTGGATCAATAAAAACTTTACTAATCTAGGGGATAAGATTGACTTTATTAAGTCGCTGTATGGCGACTTCTTAGACAAAGTATTTCCATTAGCAGATCATTTATCTCCCGGCATCGTTAAAGAAGAGTTTATCAGTTCTCACTTTGTGCAACCTGATCTTTTCATCCGCCTGAAGCGTGGCAGCGAAGCTACTGTAAAACTGGAGCTGGAGCAACAAGGAATCGCTTTTGTTGAGGCTGGTCCGCAGACTCTGGCTTTGAGCAACGGTATTAATTTGCAAGCGCTCAAGAAAATACAAGGTTTATTTGAGGTGCAGGATTATTCATCGCAACAGAGCTTGAATGCCATTCAAACTAAAGCCAATGAAACCTGGTGGGACGCATGTGCGGCCTCCGGCGGTAAATCCTTGTTATTGTTGGATAAGTTTCCACATATCAACCTTCTGGTTTCGGATGTTCGCTCGAGTATTCTCAGAAACCTAGATGAACGATTCGATATCGCCGGAATTAAGAAGCCTTATCGCAAAAAGATATTAGACTTATATAATCCGGTCGATCATATCATGGCCAATGAGCGATTCGACGGGCTTATTATTGATGCGCCTTGTTCGGGTTCAGGTACCTGGGGTAGAACACCGGAAATGCTTTCAAAATTCTGTATGGAAGAGCTCGAAAAGTTTGCAAACTTGCAGAAACGCATTGTGAAGCATGCTGTGCCATATTTAAAGTCGGGAAAGAGCTTGATTTATATCACCTGTTCGGTGTATAAAGAGGAGAATGAGGAGGTCGTTTCTTATATAGAAAATGAACTTAACCTTAAACTGGAAAGCATGACGTCCATATTAGGATATGATCGTAAGGCCGATTCCATGTTTACGGCTAAGTTCATTAAACCTTAA
- a CDS encoding DUF5362 family protein, with translation MENFEQNPEQSSGHFESNPSPTFALTPLSIEYLREVAKWARFLSILGLVGVGLSVLAYIFLGVTLSAAPLAIDGTSSSRGMAGVTGLMFIPGVIIMLIYILPIWWLYQFSTRLGEAINFKNNQILETSFQFLKKHYKFIGIFVVVILALYILLIIGAVIAAVSGALINM, from the coding sequence ATGGAAAATTTCGAACAAAACCCAGAACAGTCTTCCGGCCATTTTGAATCTAACCCGAGTCCAACATTTGCATTAACCCCTTTAAGTATTGAATACTTGCGGGAGGTAGCCAAATGGGCGAGATTTTTAAGTATACTCGGACTAGTCGGAGTTGGCTTGTCTGTTCTAGCTTATATTTTTCTTGGTGTAACACTCAGTGCGGCACCTTTAGCAATTGACGGCACTAGTTCATCTAGAGGAATGGCTGGAGTTACCGGACTAATGTTTATTCCCGGAGTAATCATTATGCTTATTTACATCCTCCCGATTTGGTGGTTATACCAATTTTCTACCCGATTAGGTGAAGCAATAAACTTCAAAAACAATCAAATCTTAGAAACATCCTTTCAGTTCCTTAAAAAGCACTATAAGTTCATCGGAATTTTCGTAGTCGTGATTTTAGCACTCTATATCCTACTAATTATCGGTGCTGTTATTGCAGCTGTTTCGGGAGCATTGATAAACATGTAA
- a CDS encoding prolyl oligopeptidase family serine peptidase: MENKNIVKSILLATTFVFCLCYSSFAQLKAYNEKSGYSYWVRMPKEVAKKEKVPVIIFLHGRSLSGHDLSRVKRYGVLRAIERGKDLDAIVVAPQTANGWDPDKVMEVLDKVEKDYPVDKERIYVCGMSMGGYGTMDVAGKYPDRIAAAVAICGGGTLSYACNLTQVPLWIQHGSADRAVPASESKKIYNAIKKCDKDADATLTIIPGGTHGSVESLFHGEKIYDFMFRHSKGS, from the coding sequence ATGGAAAATAAAAACATCGTAAAATCAATCTTGTTAGCCACTACATTTGTGTTTTGTCTATGTTACTCGTCCTTTGCTCAGTTAAAGGCCTATAACGAGAAATCCGGATACTCCTACTGGGTTAGGATGCCTAAAGAGGTAGCTAAGAAAGAAAAAGTTCCAGTTATTATTTTCTTACACGGACGTAGTTTATCTGGTCACGATTTATCCCGAGTTAAGCGTTATGGCGTATTGCGCGCCATCGAAAGAGGGAAGGACCTCGACGCGATTGTCGTTGCTCCACAAACGGCAAATGGCTGGGATCCGGATAAAGTAATGGAAGTATTAGATAAGGTAGAAAAGGATTACCCTGTTGATAAAGAGCGTATTTATGTTTGCGGAATGAGCATGGGCGGATATGGCACAATGGATGTTGCCGGCAAGTATCCCGACCGTATAGCAGCTGCTGTCGCAATCTGCGGCGGCGGAACATTAAGCTACGCATGCAACCTAACGCAGGTCCCACTCTGGATACAACACGGTAGTGCCGATCGCGCAGTCCCCGCATCAGAATCCAAAAAAATCTACAATGCAATCAAAAAATGTGATAAGGATGCTGACGCTACGCTAACCATCATCCCGGGTGGCACGCATGGAAGTGTAGAAAGCCTCTTCCATGGAGAAAAGATTTATGACTTCATGTTCAGACATTCCAAAGGTTCATAA
- the guaA gene encoding glutamine-hydrolyzing GMP synthase, which yields MSEKIIILDFGSQYTQLIARRVRELNVYCEIHPYNNLPAFDDSVKGVIFSGSPYSVRQEEAPQIDFKAIQDKFPLLGVCYGAQYIAQKSGGEVLPSTIREYGRANLQFVDHENELLKGIPVQSQVWMSHGDTIKEVPANFKIISSTDKVRVAAYQVEGTRTYGIQFHPEVTHSTDGQVLLKNFVIDICGCQQDWTPDAFVDTTVAELKEQLADDHVIMALSGGVDSTVAAVLLHHAIGDRLHCFFVDHGLLRKDEYEQVLESYKHMGLNIKGVNAKDLFYSRLAGVSEPEQKRKIIGASFIDVFDEASKQIQSELPAGVEAKWLGQGTIYPDIIESISVKGPSATIKSHHNVGGLPDYMKLKVIEPLKTLFKDEVRRVGKTLDVDPAILGRHPFPGPGLAIRILGDITEEKVRILQEADDIYVRNLKESGWYDKVWQAGTIFLPVQSVGVMGDERTYEHVVALRAVGSLDGMTADWIHLPYDLLAKISNEIINHVKGINRVVYDISSKPPATIEWE from the coding sequence ATGTCAGAAAAAATAATCATTCTCGATTTTGGATCGCAATATACCCAGCTAATCGCGCGTCGCGTAAGGGAACTAAATGTTTATTGTGAAATCCATCCATACAACAATCTACCTGCTTTTGATGACTCAGTAAAGGGTGTGATCTTCTCTGGTAGTCCATATTCGGTACGTCAAGAGGAAGCTCCTCAAATTGATTTCAAGGCTATCCAAGACAAATTCCCACTTTTAGGAGTATGTTATGGGGCGCAATATATCGCGCAAAAGTCAGGCGGCGAAGTATTGCCATCGACTATCCGTGAGTATGGCCGTGCGAACTTGCAGTTTGTAGATCATGAGAATGAATTATTAAAAGGTATCCCTGTGCAGTCTCAAGTATGGATGTCGCACGGTGATACGATCAAAGAAGTGCCTGCAAACTTCAAGATTATCTCTAGTACCGACAAAGTTCGCGTTGCTGCCTACCAAGTAGAAGGAACAAGAACATACGGTATTCAATTCCACCCAGAGGTGACTCACAGTACTGATGGCCAGGTTTTATTAAAAAACTTTGTTATCGATATCTGTGGTTGCCAACAAGATTGGACTCCTGATGCTTTCGTGGATACGACAGTTGCCGAGTTGAAAGAGCAGTTAGCCGATGATCATGTGATCATGGCATTGTCAGGCGGTGTTGACTCAACGGTTGCTGCTGTATTATTGCACCATGCGATCGGCGATAGACTTCACTGTTTCTTCGTAGACCACGGCTTATTGCGTAAGGATGAATACGAGCAGGTATTGGAGTCTTACAAGCATATGGGTTTGAATATTAAAGGTGTAAATGCGAAAGATTTATTCTACTCGCGTTTAGCCGGTGTTTCAGAACCTGAACAAAAAAGAAAGATCATTGGTGCTTCTTTCATCGATGTATTCGATGAAGCATCAAAGCAAATACAAAGCGAACTTCCTGCAGGTGTAGAAGCGAAATGGTTAGGACAAGGAACTATTTATCCAGATATTATTGAATCGATTTCGGTAAAGGGTCCTTCGGCTACCATTAAATCTCACCATAATGTCGGAGGTTTACCTGATTACATGAAACTCAAAGTGATAGAGCCGCTTAAGACTTTATTTAAAGACGAAGTACGCCGCGTAGGGAAGACTTTAGATGTAGATCCTGCTATCTTGGGTAGACATCCATTCCCGGGCCCTGGCTTAGCAATTCGTATTTTAGGGGATATCACGGAAGAAAAGGTACGGATTTTGCAAGAAGCAGATGACATATACGTCCGTAACTTGAAAGAGTCCGGATGGTATGATAAGGTTTGGCAAGCAGGAACGATTTTCTTGCCTGTACAATCGGTCGGTGTAATGGGTGATGAGCGTACTTATGAACACGTGGTTGCTCTACGTGCGGTAGGTTCCTTAGACGGGATGACGGCAGATTGGATTCACTTACCTTATGATCTACTTGCGAAAATTTCAAACGAAATTATTAATCATGTTAAAGGAATCAATAGAGTCGTGTATGATATCAGTTCAAAACCACCAGCAACCATTGAGTGGGAATAA
- a CDS encoding head GIN domain-containing protein yields MKKTVVLFFMAIGFLTQAANAQIKQQINAISTLEVTDRIWVTVVPSDRNELEITGELADKVEAVFSNNELRLKMKAGYYLKGNQASVIIHTPTVSKIIARKGAEVNFEEEVLKNARLDIFANEGAKIRAKIEAQQVEVESNTGSVIDLLGTTDELTVNNTAGGSFFGKDLKAQRALVRTNAGGKIEVFASQAADVQTRAGGVIDVYGDPQQRTHKRIAGGKINFIKGNQTL; encoded by the coding sequence ATGAAGAAGACAGTAGTTTTATTTTTTATGGCAATCGGCTTTTTGACACAGGCCGCCAATGCACAGATTAAACAACAAATCAACGCGATCAGCACCTTAGAAGTGACGGATAGAATATGGGTAACAGTGGTTCCCAGTGACCGTAATGAGTTGGAAATAACGGGAGAATTGGCTGATAAAGTGGAGGCTGTATTTTCAAACAACGAACTTCGATTAAAGATGAAAGCCGGGTATTACTTAAAAGGAAACCAGGCATCAGTCATCATTCACACGCCTACGGTTTCCAAAATAATTGCTAGAAAAGGGGCGGAGGTTAATTTCGAGGAAGAAGTATTAAAGAATGCGCGATTGGATATTTTTGCAAACGAAGGAGCAAAGATTCGTGCAAAGATTGAAGCGCAGCAGGTAGAAGTAGAGTCGAATACAGGATCGGTAATTGATTTATTGGGAACTACGGATGAATTGACCGTGAATAATACGGCAGGTGGATCTTTCTTCGGCAAAGATTTGAAAGCACAGCGCGCCCTGGTGCGTACGAACGCCGGCGGCAAAATTGAAGTATTTGCTAGCCAGGCAGCTGATGTGCAAACGCGAGCAGGCGGGGTGATTGATGTATATGGCGATCCTCAGCAACGCACGCATAAGCGTATTGCAGGTGGCAAGATTAATTTCATTAAAGGGAATCAAACCTTGTAA
- a CDS encoding c-type cytochrome, with protein MKNKIITLCTLLGLIAALSAFNYQQEEPRPTNLKVLPKNISHEELDKTMKSFNMALGVKCNHCHAPKANGEKGLDFASDAKQEKHIAREMIKMTNKINKKWFKHEYDGVIPNISCNTCHNGKTEAYTVIQGK; from the coding sequence ATGAAGAACAAAATTATCACCCTATGCACCCTTCTCGGGTTGATTGCTGCATTAAGTGCTTTTAACTATCAGCAAGAAGAACCACGCCCTACCAATTTGAAGGTGCTTCCGAAGAATATTTCCCACGAAGAATTAGACAAAACGATGAAATCCTTCAATATGGCACTTGGTGTAAAATGTAATCATTGTCATGCTCCGAAAGCGAATGGCGAAAAGGGTTTAGATTTTGCATCCGATGCGAAGCAAGAGAAACATATTGCAAGGGAGATGATCAAAATGACCAACAAAATCAACAAGAAGTGGTTTAAACATGAATACGATGGCGTTATTCCTAACATCTCTTGTAATACCTGCCATAATGGTAAAACCGAAGCATATACCGTTATTCAAGGAAAATAA
- a CDS encoding universal stress protein, which produces MSATKFNRILLAVDESPCSERAVNYAKGIVADLKPSLALVTVVPPTSPTSYGVDPLLGQQPIIVPEVSEIQQQSAQNFLDSLATEFTAASETFTFNRIGDVRDEVLQVAKEWTADLIIVGTNGRTGFDHFLSGSVSEAIIRKATCPVLVIPLNCD; this is translated from the coding sequence ATGAGCGCAACAAAATTTAACAGAATATTATTAGCAGTTGATGAGAGCCCCTGTTCGGAGCGCGCCGTCAATTATGCAAAAGGAATAGTAGCCGACCTAAAACCATCATTGGCTTTAGTAACGGTAGTCCCTCCTACATCCCCAACAAGTTATGGCGTTGATCCTTTATTAGGTCAGCAACCGATCATTGTTCCGGAGGTATCTGAAATTCAGCAGCAATCTGCACAAAACTTTCTAGACAGCCTGGCAACAGAATTCACTGCTGCATCGGAAACTTTTACATTTAATCGTATCGGAGATGTTCGTGACGAAGTTTTACAAGTAGCTAAGGAATGGACCGCAGATTTAATTATCGTCGGTACAAATGGACGGACTGGCTTCGATCATTTTCTATCCGGATCGGTATCAGAAGCAATTATCCGCAAAGCAACTTGTCCGGTATTAGTGATTCCTTTGAATTGCGATTAA
- the ychF gene encoding redox-regulated ATPase YchF — MALQCGIVGLPNVGKSTLFNCLSNAKAQAANFPFCTIEPNVGVITVPDERLNKLAELVNPQRIVPNNIEIVDIAGLVKGASKGEGLGNQFLGNIRTTNAIIHVLRCFDDGNVVHVDGSVDPIRDKEIIDTELQLKDLDTVVKRIQKVEKMAKTGGDKDAKKTFEILSVVKEHLEAGKSARTAPISEEDAEFIADLTLLTVKPVLYVCNVDEASVNTGNAYVERVKEAVKDENAEVLVISAQIESEIAQLEDYEERKMFLDDLGLEESGVNKLIRAAYSLLDLATYFTAGVQEVRAWTIEKGYTAPQAAGVIHTDFEKGFIRAEVIKYEDFIKYGSEAAVKEAGKLSVEGKTYIVEDGDIMHFRFNV, encoded by the coding sequence ATGGCATTACAATGTGGTATCGTTGGCCTTCCGAACGTAGGCAAATCAACCCTTTTTAACTGTTTATCGAATGCAAAGGCGCAGGCAGCAAACTTTCCTTTCTGTACTATCGAGCCTAACGTAGGTGTAATCACTGTTCCAGACGAACGTTTGAATAAATTAGCTGAGTTAGTAAATCCACAACGTATCGTTCCAAATAACATAGAAATCGTAGATATTGCCGGTCTTGTCAAAGGCGCATCGAAAGGTGAAGGCTTGGGTAACCAATTCCTTGGTAATATTCGTACAACGAATGCGATTATCCACGTACTAAGATGTTTTGATGATGGCAATGTCGTACACGTCGATGGCTCTGTTGACCCTATTCGCGACAAAGAAATTATTGATACTGAGCTTCAATTGAAGGACTTGGATACCGTTGTAAAACGTATTCAAAAGGTAGAGAAGATGGCGAAGACCGGCGGTGACAAAGACGCTAAGAAAACCTTCGAAATTCTTTCTGTTGTAAAAGAGCATTTGGAAGCTGGTAAATCGGCAAGAACAGCGCCTATTTCAGAAGAAGATGCTGAATTCATAGCCGACCTTACCTTGTTAACTGTAAAACCTGTTCTTTATGTATGTAACGTAGATGAAGCTTCAGTAAACACCGGTAATGCATATGTTGAGCGTGTAAAAGAAGCAGTTAAGGATGAGAATGCTGAGGTATTAGTCATCTCCGCGCAAATTGAATCCGAGATTGCACAACTCGAGGATTACGAAGAACGCAAGATGTTTCTAGACGATCTAGGTTTAGAAGAGTCTGGTGTAAACAAATTAATTCGTGCGGCATACTCACTTCTGGATCTTGCTACTTATTTTACGGCAGGAGTACAAGAAGTTCGCGCTTGGACAATTGAGAAAGGCTATACGGCACCACAAGCAGCAGGTGTCATCCATACAGACTTCGAAAAAGGATTTATCCGTGCCGAAGTTATCAAATACGAAGACTTTATTAAATACGGTTCAGAAGCGGCGGTGAAGGAAGCTGGAAAGCTTTCTGTCGAAGGAAAAACATATATCGTTGAAGACGGTGATATTATGCACTTCCGTTTTAATGTATAA